A window of Solidesulfovibrio carbinoliphilus subsp. oakridgensis genomic DNA:
TTTTGCGGTGGTGGGCCGGGGCCCTCTATGAAAAGTGCCTGGTGGAGACGGATTACACGTATTTCGTGGACCAGTTCTTCGCGGCCATCACCCCGTCCTTCATGGACCGGGTCAAGGTGCTGCGAAACGCCGGCTACAACATGGCCTACTGGAACATCTTCCAGCGGCGCCTGGCGTTGGAGGACGGCGAATACGTCACCGAGGACGGGCCACTGGTCTTTTTCCATTTCAGCGGCTTTGACGCCGCCTGGCCGGACCGGCTGTCCAAGTACTCCGACCGGGGCAGTCCCATCGCCCCGGGCTCGGCCCTGGCCCGCCTGACCGGCGACTACCGGGCGGAACTCGAAGCCAACGCGGCCTTTTACCCCTTTGGCGACATCCCCTATTCCTTCGGCCGCCACACCGACGGCCGCAGCATCACCGGGGCCGAGCGGCGGGCGTTTCTGAAGCTGCCCCGGGCCCGGCGGGAGCTCCTTGGCAACCCGTTCAAGCTGCCGGCGGCGGGCGTGGGCGCCGGGGCCGCGCCCGGAAGGGACCCGGCCCCGCGGCCCCAGCCGCCGGCCCAGCCCCGGCCGGCCGCGACAACGCCCCGGCGGCTCAAGGTGACCAAGGACTACATGGCCGGCGACAAGGCCGTGACCGTGGGCGGGCAGTCGGAATTCGCCCGGCGCCTGCGCGAGACCATCCTTGCCTGCAGGCCCCGGAAGGTCATCGAGACAGGCACCTTTTTCGGCACCGGCACCACCCGGGCCATTGCCGACGCCCTGCTGTCGCTTGGCACCGAGTTCCGGTTTTTCACCATCGAGTGCAACCCCGTGCACTACGCCATGGCCGTGAAAAACCTCCGCCAGGCCGGGCTCCTCGACGCCGTGCGCATCCTGCAAGGCCTGACCGTGCCCCGGGCCGTCCTGCCGACCGTGGAGGAGATCAACCGGGCCTGCGTGGAAAACGTGGAATTCGACGACATTTTCATCGACCACGCCGAACACGAGCGGGCCCTGCTCTATTACCAGGAAACCGACTTCAAGGACGCGCCCGACGACCTGCTCGGGGCCTGCCTGGACACCTTCGACCACCGGCCGGATTTCGTGCTCCTCGACAGCGGCGGCCACATGGGCAACGTGGAGTTCAACTACCTGATCGAGCGGCTGGCCCAGCCCTGCATCCTGGCCCTGGACGACATCCTGCACATCAAGCACCACCGGAGCTTTCACCAGATCCGAAGCGACGGCCGGTTCGAAATCCTGGCCTCCTCCCAGGAGAAATTCGGCTTTTGCATCGCCCGCTTCACGCCGGCCGGCTGGCGGGCCCCGGCCGCGCCCTCCGGCCGCCGGGTCCGGATCGCGGGCCAGGACGCCCACGGAGCGGACCTGACCGAGGTGGGGGAGACCTCCCGCTTCGCCCAGGCCCTCGAGGCCCTCATCCGGCGCGAGAAGCCGCGGCGGATCGTCGAGACCGGCACCTACCACGGCACCGGCACGACCGCGGCCATCGCCCGGGCCCTGCTGGCGGCCGACCTGGGGGACGCGGTCTTTTTCACCATCGAATGCAATCCCGAGAACCACGCCACGGCCGTCAAAAACCTGGAGGCGGCCGGACTCCTGCCCACGGTCCGCCCCCTCAACGGCCTGTCCCTGCCCCGGACCGCCCTGCCCACCCGGGAGCGGATCCAACGCGACTGCGTGGAGCGGATCGAATTCGACGACATCTTCGTGGACCATCCGGAAAACGTCCGCACCTCCCGTTATTACGCGGAAACGGACTTCGACGGGCCGGACGATCTGCTCGGCCAGTGCCTGGCCGCCTTCGAGCTGTGCCCGGACCTGGTCCTGCTCGACAGCGGCGGCCATGTCGGCAACGTGGAGTTCAACTACGCCCTGTCCCTGATCAAATCGCCCTGCCACATCGCTTTGGACGATATCTACCACATCAAGCACCGCAAAAGCTTCGCCCAGATGCAGGCCGATCCCCGCTTCGAGATCCTGTCCGCCTCGGACGAGAAGTTCGGCTTCGCCATCGCCAGATTCACGCCCTGGACCACGGACGACCGGCCCAAGCGCCTCCTGTGGGTCCGCACCGACGCCATCGGCGACAGCCTGCTCGCCGCGCCGCTGCTGCCGGTCCTCCGGTCCGCCCTGGGCGGACCGGAGGTCACGGTGGTCTGCCAGGAGATGGTGGCCGACTGCTACCGCCGCCTGCCGGCGGTGGCGGCGGTGGTGGGATTCGACAAGGGGCGCCTGGCCGCCGACGCCCCCTACCGGGAGGGCCTCATGGCCTCCCTGCGGGAACAGGGCTTCGACCTGGCCCTCAACACCGTCTATTCGCGCAACTGGTGCTCCGAGCTTTTTACCGTCAACAGCGGCGCCAAAAAGCGGATCGGCTTCCGGGGCGACGACAGCAACATCGCGCGCGAGGACCGGATCGGGGCCGGCCGCTCCTACACCCTGCTGGTGGACAGCCCGGCCGGCCATCGGCTGGAAGTCGACCGGTACCGGGACTTCCTGACGGGCCTGGGCCTGCCCGGGCAGGACATCCGGCCGCAATTCGCCGTGTCGGCCGGGGACAGGGAGGAAGCGGACGCGCTTTTGGCCCGCCATGGCCTCGACCCGGACAAGACGGTGGCCCTTTTCTGCGGGGCCCAGTTCGCGGTCCGGCGCTACGAGGGCTACGGCCAGGCCGTGGCCGGGATCTGCCGGGAAATGGGGCTCTCGGTCCTGGCCCTTGGCGGCGGGGGCGACGCGGCCATAAACGGGCGCAACCTGGCGGCCGCCGGCGGCGGGGTCGACCTGTCGGGCCAGACGACCCTGGCCCAGGCCGCGGCGCTCCTGTCCCGGTGCCGGCTGGCCGTTGGCGCGGAAACGGGGCTGGCCCACCTGGCCTGCGCGGTCGGCACGCCCCACGTGGTACTGCTTGGCGGCGGCCATTTCGGCCGCTTCATGCCCTATTCGCCGCTGACCCACGTGGCCTGCCTGCCCCTGGCCTGCTACGGCTGCAACTGGCAGTGCCGCTACGAGCGGGCCCACTGCGTGGCCGACGTCCATCCCGGGGTCATGGCCGAGGCGGTCCGGGCCGCCCTGGCCGGCCCGTCGGACCGGATCCGGGTGTTCATGCAGGCCGTTTCCCTGTGGCGGCCGGCCGGCGGCCGGCCGGCCTGGAAGGGGCCGGAGCGGTATCTCGCGCCCGGGACCTGCCAGCTGGTCCCGGTGGTCAAATCGGCCCTGGCGGCCGGGTGAGGCCTGGCGGCGCAAGGCAACGACCGACACGACAGTTCCCCGACAAGGAGAAGCCATGACAGCGAACGGCAAGACGGGCCGCAAGGCGCCAAACGACCTGGGCAAACTGCAGGAACGGCTCCTGGTCAAAAAGCAGCGGGCCCTGCTGCGCCTGGACGAGCCCGACCCGGACGGGGCGAACATCGTCAAGGGCCGCAACATGATGGAGGGCTATCTTCGCGGCAGCAACATCCAGTACGGCGACTACGTCCGGACGGTGGCGAGCGACCCGCTTTTCGCCCGGGCCTATGCCCTGGTCAAGGACCTGACCCTGGTCAGCCTGCCGAAACTGGTCAATCTCTATTCCCTCGTCCGCTTCTACCTGCCCCGCCTGGCGCCGGGGCAGATCGTGGAATTCGGCTCCTACCGGGGCGGCTCGGCCATTCTCATGGCCTTTCTGGCCCGCCAGCTCGGCCTTGAGGCCAGGGTCTACGCCCTGGACACCTTCGAGGGCATGCCCGAGACCGCGGCCGTGGTGGACTGGCACAAGCAGGGCGACTTCGCCGAGACGTCGCTCGCGGCGCTCGAGACCTACCGGGACGAACTCGGCCTCGACAACCTGCACTTCGTCAA
This region includes:
- a CDS encoding glycosyltransferase family 9 protein, yielding MSMNICIGLVEHLGDIVACEPVVRYLRQARPEARIFWCVRQAYADLVSHHPDLSGIIEVACPSEWRALVAAQAFDGVVSLHLAQRHCPLCKGQVGVQARFPTVTEVNYYFYGSLLEVFGACAGLPALRDQPRLHLPPACVPAVDALGLPPRYAVFHRQSLDEARNWDDAKWDVLARRLPEAFGLPVVEVGGPPAAGTPALGGEGHRDLRGRTSILETAEVIRRASLFVGIDSGPAHLGNALGTYGILLLGRFSVFRHHMPYTGVYATGENSRILRADGPARDISAEAVLEAVRQWDAAGKNGTLPRFPELAASVVAPGAAVPVRHPGVLAFLRREAADKITPDLLRDLAAVRLHHGDEPGFEALLAELEAGENPAAAGSAPADPRDVRLRQLARLAARDPGERAVAIRLVRELLDAGQTRPALAHLKPLLALLRTQAARQLGLVTRHLRQGTPACAAFHANAYLDYQSERSQAQLLEAAAQLAAGAASRADALVEAVLAQPFATPALLAEAGRLKAALGQAEAGAVLAAKAASVGDRPGELRRAFRDRLLASVAEGLAPAAEAPARGPGPKTAFFTICSANYIPTAMALFNSLMLHCQEGDLHLLLCEEPGLREQINLPPSIALHFPDKLGIPRWRQLAYYYNITEFNTAVKPYFFQKLFEQGYERVLYFDPDIRFYSSLSPLLAELDASDALLTPHMAKPYEDDGIFPRIEDCIRAGQFNLGFIGLAKGAQTEAFLRWWAGALYEKCLVETDYTYFVDQFFAAITPSFMDRVKVLRNAGYNMAYWNIFQRRLALEDGEYVTEDGPLVFFHFSGFDAAWPDRLSKYSDRGSPIAPGSALARLTGDYRAELEANAAFYPFGDIPYSFGRHTDGRSITGAERRAFLKLPRARRELLGNPFKLPAAGVGAGAAPGRDPAPRPQPPAQPRPAATTPRRLKVTKDYMAGDKAVTVGGQSEFARRLRETILACRPRKVIETGTFFGTGTTRAIADALLSLGTEFRFFTIECNPVHYAMAVKNLRQAGLLDAVRILQGLTVPRAVLPTVEEINRACVENVEFDDIFIDHAEHERALLYYQETDFKDAPDDLLGACLDTFDHRPDFVLLDSGGHMGNVEFNYLIERLAQPCILALDDILHIKHHRSFHQIRSDGRFEILASSQEKFGFCIARFTPAGWRAPAAPSGRRVRIAGQDAHGADLTEVGETSRFAQALEALIRREKPRRIVETGTYHGTGTTAAIARALLAADLGDAVFFTIECNPENHATAVKNLEAAGLLPTVRPLNGLSLPRTALPTRERIQRDCVERIEFDDIFVDHPENVRTSRYYAETDFDGPDDLLGQCLAAFELCPDLVLLDSGGHVGNVEFNYALSLIKSPCHIALDDIYHIKHRKSFAQMQADPRFEILSASDEKFGFAIARFTPWTTDDRPKRLLWVRTDAIGDSLLAAPLLPVLRSALGGPEVTVVCQEMVADCYRRLPAVAAVVGFDKGRLAADAPYREGLMASLREQGFDLALNTVYSRNWCSELFTVNSGAKKRIGFRGDDSNIAREDRIGAGRSYTLLVDSPAGHRLEVDRYRDFLTGLGLPGQDIRPQFAVSAGDREEADALLARHGLDPDKTVALFCGAQFAVRRYEGYGQAVAGICREMGLSVLALGGGGDAAINGRNLAAAGGGVDLSGQTTLAQAAALLSRCRLAVGAETGLAHLACAVGTPHVVLLGGGHFGRFMPYSPLTHVACLPLACYGCNWQCRYERAHCVADVHPGVMAEAVRAALAGPSDRIRVFMQAVSLWRPAGGRPAWKGPERYLAPGTCQLVPVVKSALAAG
- a CDS encoding TylF/MycF/NovP-related O-methyltransferase is translated as MTANGKTGRKAPNDLGKLQERLLVKKQRALLRLDEPDPDGANIVKGRNMMEGYLRGSNIQYGDYVRTVASDPLFARAYALVKDLTLVSLPKLVNLYSLVRFYLPRLAPGQIVEFGSYRGGSAILMAFLARQLGLEARVYALDTFEGMPETAAVVDWHKQGDFAETSLAALETYRDELGLDNLHFVKGRFEDTAEALFGRIGPVALAHVDCDIESAVRYAYDTVRERMVPGGYVVFDDPLESCCLGAFQVVEECLVARDGLLAEQVYPHLVYRYPPLAGRTTPPDVSGVGPGSDA